Sequence from the bacterium genome:
GGCGGATATCGACGCGATCACGCGGGCCCTGGGGGCGGACCGGCGCGTGTCGCCGTACAGCCTCAGGGGTGGGCTGCCGTTCGGCGGACCGTGCTTCCCGAGGGACAACCGCGCGTTCGCGACCTTTGCGGAGCAGCACGGCGTTGACGCGAGACTCGCGAAGGCCACCGACGAGATCAACCGCGCGCGCACGCACGACATCGTCGAGCTCGTGCAACGGCATCTTCCCCGCAAGAACCGGCGCGTCGGCATCCTCGGGTTGTCGTACAAGGCAGGGACCCCGATCGTCGAGGAGTCGCCCGCCCTAGCGTTGATCGACGAACTCCTCGGCGCGGGTGACCTTGAGATTACCGTCTATGACCCGCTCGCGCTCGAGCCGGCCCGCGCCGTTCTGGGCGATCGCGTCTCGTATGCCCCGTCCTCGCGGGCGTGTGTGGGAGACGTGTCGGTGTGCATCATCATGACCGCCGCGCAGGAGTTCCATGCCGTGGAGGAAACATATGTGGGCGAGCAGTTGACGGCTGTCATCGACTGCTGGCGGATTCTCGATGCTGAAAAGCTCGGGCCGCGCGTATGCTACGTGGCACTGGGACGGCCGGTTGAGTGACGAACGCGAGTCCAGCGAGGTAGACGGCACCCGCCGGAGAGGATTTCTGAGAAACTAGCATGCAGCATCTTGCCACCAAAGCGGGTGTCCGGTCCGGGGTTCGGTTGCGCCTCCGATTTTCGGAGCGCCGCTTGCTCCTTACCGTGCTGGATCTTATCGCGTTGTTCGCTGCGCTCACGCTCGCACAAGGCGCTCGGCTGCATTTCCGTTCGGACTGGACATTAGTCCTCCGACAGCCGACGTGGTTTGTCGTGCTCGCGCTGATCTGGCTGGTGATGGCACCGACGTTCGACGCCTACGAACCCAGGGTCGCTGCGCGCCTGGGGGCCAGCGTCGCTGCTGCGATCAAGGCGGGTCTGCTCACCGCGTTGCTGTACCTGGTCGTTCCGTACGTCACGCCGCCACTTCCTGCGTCACGAGTGGAGCTCGTCGCGTTTCCACTGCTGGTCGTCGGCGCGCTCGCGTTCGAGCGGACGGTCCACACGTTCCTGTTCCCGAGACCGGCGTTCCGGCAGCCCGCCTTGATCCTGGGCACCGGTCGCGCCGGCCACCTAATCGCGCAGGCACTGGCGGAGGATGGTGACGAGAGTTATCGTGTGGTCGGGTTTGTGGACAGCGATTCGCACTCTCCCGACGCCGGCCGTGGCGCCGAGCGCGACACCTCGGCGCTGGGTGCCCGGCGGGAGGACAACGGCTCGGTGCCCGTCCTCGGTGCGAGGGACGACCTCAAGCAGCTCGTCGAGCGACATGAGATCTCGGCATTGGTCCTCGCGACGACTTATCGCGTGGACTCGGTCTTGCTGCAGACACTGCTTGAATCGGTCGAGCGCGGGGTGGAAGTCATCCCAATGGCGGTGCTGTATGAGCGTCTGACCGGCCGTGTGCCCGTGGAGCACGTGCGCGAGGACTGGTACGTGGCGCTACCGGTTGAGCAATTGACGCACAGCACGGTTCGTCTTGTCGCCAAGCGGGTGATGGACATTGTGTTGGCGTCGTTGGGGCTCTTGTGCCTCGGGTCTATCCTGCCGCTCGTGGCCCTGGCGATTCGGCTTGACTCACCGGGGCCAATTTTCTACGTGCAGGAGCGCGTGGGTGTCGGCGGACGCGTGTTCCGTGCCTACAAATTCCGATCGATGGTCGTGGACGCCGAGCGCCACGGCGCCGTATGGGCGCAGGAGGCCGATCCGCGAGTGACTCGCGTTGGGCGGTTTCTTAGAGCCACTCATATCGACGAGTTTCCGCAGTTCCTCAACGTGTTGAAGGGAGACATGAGCGCGGTCGGGCCGCGGCCCGAGCGTCCGGAATTCGTCGAGAAGTTCGCAGCCGAGCTTCCGCTGTATCGGCTCCGGCATGTCGTGAAACCTGGCATGGGGGGGTGGGGACTCATCCGGCAGGGCTACGCTGCCACGACGGAGGACGTGCTCGTCCGTCTGCAGTATGACCTGTATTACATCAAGCATCAATCTCTGTGGCTTGATATGGTCATTCTGCTGAAGACCATCGCGCACGCGCTCACCATGCGGGGCCGTTGGTGATAGTCAATCGCGGTTGATAGCTACTAGATCGAAATGAGCGTCTTGATCGCCGACGGATTGTGCGAGAGTGATCCTGGTTATTCGAACCGGTTCTCCAGGGGAGGAACGGGTGTCCAATGGTGAGCACAGGTCGTCGTGTCGTCGTGACGGGAGCCGGTGGATTCATCGGACATCATCTCGTCAAGTACCTCAAACACCGGGGCTACTGGGTGCGGGGCGTCGACGTGAAATACCCGGAGTACGACCGAACGCCCGCGGACGAGTTTGAGCTTCTCGACCTGCGTCGTTGGGCCGACTGTCTACAGGCCGCACGGGGCGTTGACGAATGCTACAATCTCGCCGCCAACATGGGAGGGATCGGGTTCATCACGAGCTTCAAGGCGGCGGTGATGCACGACAACGTGTTGATCAACGTACAGATGC
This genomic interval carries:
- a CDS encoding sugar transferase, with protein sequence MQHLATKAGVRSGVRLRLRFSERRLLLTVLDLIALFAALTLAQGARLHFRSDWTLVLRQPTWFVVLALIWLVMAPTFDAYEPRVAARLGASVAAAIKAGLLTALLYLVVPYVTPPLPASRVELVAFPLLVVGALAFERTVHTFLFPRPAFRQPALILGTGRAGHLIAQALAEDGDESYRVVGFVDSDSHSPDAGRGAERDTSALGARREDNGSVPVLGARDDLKQLVERHEISALVLATTYRVDSVLLQTLLESVERGVEVIPMAVLYERLTGRVPVEHVREDWYVALPVEQLTHSTVRLVAKRVMDIVLASLGLLCLGSILPLVALAIRLDSPGPIFYVQERVGVGGRVFRAYKFRSMVVDAERHGAVWAQEADPRVTRVGRFLRATHIDEFPQFLNVLKGDMSAVGPRPERPEFVEKFAAELPLYRLRHVVKPGMGGWGLIRQGYAATTEDVLVRLQYDLYYIKHQSLWLDMVILLKTIAHALTMRGRW